CGACTATTTATTATCTCATCCTGATTGGTATAAAGATAAAGAAGATTCGTTAGAAAAACAAGGTGTTATCGGTAAAATCCCTATCTCCTTCGTAAAAAAAGTAAGGCGTTTTCGTGCTAAGGAAGATACATCTATTCATACAATCAGAAGTGATAACTGGGATAGTAGAAAAGAAAATCGTATTAAAAAGATGAATCGAAAATTAAGAAAAAGAAACGAAAAGCAAAAAAGATTGCAAAAGCGACTTATACGAAATTAAAACAGATTTATCAAAATACAGTAAGAAATTATAGATTGAATATACAAATTCAATCCTATTTTTTATATTATCAACACTTTAGCACATATTACTCTTAAGGGGGGATATATATGGATTTTCTTTCAGCTGAATATTTGTCTGCCTTACTTGCCATCATTGTAATTGATTTAGTGTTAGCTGGTGATAATGCCATTGTAATTGGATTAGCAGCAAGGCGATTACCGAAAGATCAACAAAAGAAAGTTATTATATGGGGAACTATCGGAGCGATCGCAATTAGAGCTCTCGCTACCTTAGTTGTCGTTTGGTTGTTAAAAATACCAGGGCTACTTCTAATTGGTGGTGTACTCCTTATATGGATCGCTTATAAATTAATTGCTGAAGGCAAAGATCATGATATTAAGGCAGAAGAAGGATTTTGGTCTGCTATTAAAACCATTATTATCGCTGATGCATTAATGGGTATTGATAATGTTCTCGCTGTTGCAGGAGCTGCGCATGGCAATTTTTCTTTAGTCATCATCGGACTATTAGTATCTATTCCAGTAGTAGTTTGGGGCAGTACATTAATTTTAAAATGGGTGGACCAGTTCCCTGTCATCATTACGATTGGAGCAGCTGTTTTAGCTTATACTGCTGCGAAAATGATTGTAGATGAGAAATGGTTCGCTGGATTTTTCGAAAGTAACCCTTTCATAAAATGGGCATTTATCATTATTATCATCGCCGGTGTAGTTTTCTTCGGAAAGGCAAAACAAAAAACGACAAATGGTTCTATGTAATAATGATGTTATATTTACAAACAAAAGGCGCTATTCATTTGAATAGCGCCTTTTGTTATTTATTTGGCTTCCCCTTCCGGAGTCGTCTTTACCTTCGTTTTATTTTTATCACGATTGTTATAGTTATACTTTGAACGATCTACTGGAGTGAAGCCTTCTGGTGTGTAGAATCGTAATAAGTCACCATTTACGACTTGGTCGGAATATTTTAACGAACTTTGAACCATTTGTTCATTTTGTTTTATTTCATCTGTAAATTCAACTGGTTTTCCAGTCTTTGTATCATAGTATTTGCCGTTTAGTGCAGTAACTGTTGGACTTACGTAGTTACCGTTACGGAACGCAACGACTTGTTTATGATCTGGTGATAGTAAATCTGAGCCAAATTGAACATAATTTTTCGTATCTGTACCTAGTAAGTGTAATAATGTTGGAAGAACATCAATTTCACCGCCGTATTGATGTTGCACGCCACCTTTCACACCTGGTACACGAACGATTAAAGGTACACGCTGTAATTGCGCATTTTCAAATGAGTTAATTTCTTTCCCCATTACTTTTGACATTGCTGCGTTATGATTATCTGAAATACCGTAATGGTCTCCATACATAACAATAATTGAATTATCGTATAAACCAGATTGTTTCAAGTAATCGATGAAACCTTTTACAGATTCATCTAAATAACGTGCCGTTTGGAAATACGTATCTACAGATGAGTCACCTGTGTTTGCTGGTTCAATTGTCGCTTCCGCTTTATCAATTGGATAAGGGAAGTGGTTAGATAACGTAATGAACTTCGTATAGAACGGTTGTTTCAATGTTTGTAATAACGGAATGGATTCATTAAAGAACGGCTTATCTTTTAATCCATAGTTTACTACATCTTTTTCGTTCATATCATAGTATGACGCATCAAAGAATTTATTAAAACCAAATGATTTATAAATATCGTCACGGTTCCAGAACGTTTTATAGTTACCGTGGAACACAGCTGATGTGTATCCTTGCTGCCCTAAAATAGCTGGTGCTGATTGATACGTATTATGAGATTTCGTTGTAAAGACAGATCCTTGTGGTAAACCAAACATTGAATTCTCTAACATAAACTCCGCATCAGATGTTTTCCCTTGTCCTGTTTGATGGAAGAAGTTATCAAAGTAAAGCGTATTCGCATCTTTTGTGAATGAGTTTAAGAACGGCGTAACTTCTTGACCATTTAATTTATAATCGATTAAGAAGTTTTGGAATGACTCTAAATGAATATAAATTACGTTCATTCCCTTTCCTTTACCGAAATACTCAGGATTTGGACTTGCATAAGTTGATGTTAAATAGTTTCTGACTTCTGTCATGTTATCTCCATCAGCTAATGCTCTTTCCGTTGATGCTTTCGCACTTTGAATCCCATCATAAATTGTATAGTTATATGCTCCTAAATATTTCACAATATAATTACGATCGAATGTTCTTGTTAATAATTCAGGACGGTCAGATTCTGCAAGACCTAAGTTAACACTGAATAATAAAATACCTGCTACAAATACTAGTGATACTTTATGTTTCGCAACACGAATTGGTTTTGGATTTGCAAATTTCGTTGCAACTAAAACAATTAAAATGATTGTGTCTAAGAAATATAGCGGATCATAAAGATGTAGCAACGCAAGAATACTACCACCTAGATCTCCAAAGTTATTCGTTTGTGTTAATGTCGGGAACGTAATAAAGTCACTGAAAAAGCGATAATATACTACGTTTGCGTATAAAAGAATCGACAATAACAAATTAATGATAATTAACCAAATATAAGATCGTTTCCCTTTTGCAAATAATGCAAGTCCTAGAAATAGAACTGCCGAGCTAAGTGGGTTAAAAAATAGCAAGAATTTTTGGATTGTGTTTGAAATACCTAAATTAAATTCCGTTACATACGCTGCATATGTTTTGAGCCAGAATAAAATAACGGCAAACAGAAAGAATCCAAAATGATTGCTTAACACACTTTTGCTCTTTAATATGAACTTTTTCATTTCTCCACCTCTTTTGATCATCCAAGGCTTATTTTTTTATAAGTCTGTCTCTCTATTCAATTTTTCTTCTTCAAATAGATTATTTTTATTTAACTATATGAAGAATATTAGTAATTATAATTTGAAGCTATTATTTATTCAACTATTTCTTTCTAGACATTTTGACCTTGGTTTCTATTTAACAAAATAAATTTGTAACATTTCCTGTTTTCTCCCAAGATTCATCCACTAATTATGACATCACATACTATAAACCTTTATTCACTACTTCGCAAATAATTATATCTCCAGTTTTGGAACATTAATGTAATATAATGAAATTTACTATAGTTAGCATTTAGTTTTTTCGGTGTATATTAAACCTCTTCATGTATTTCAACTATATTCATGCTTCAGCCATTCCTCTATATACAACTTCAAAATATATTTTCTCCTCCAAAATTATTCTTGCATAATTATTCATATTTTATAAAATCAATGATTATAAAAAACCTCGCTCTCATAACGAGAGCGAGGTTTTTCATCATTTATTATTGACCTTTGTACATTGCATCTACTTGTTTTTGAAGTTCTTCATTTTCTAAGAACTCATCATAAGTGGCCTCTTTATCGATTACACCGTTTGGCGTTACTTCGATAATGCGGTTTGCAATTGTTTGTACGAACTGATGGTCATGAGATGTGAATAAAATTGTACCTTTAAATGCAATTAAACCGTTGTTTAATGCAGTGATAGACTCAAGGTCTAAGTGGTTCGTTGGATCGTCAAGTGTAATTACGTTTGCACCACTTAACATCATTTTAGATAACATACAACGAACTTTTTCGCCTCCTGATAATACAGAAACGTTCTTCTTAACTTCTTCACCTGAGAATAACATACGACCTAAAAAACCACGTAAGAAGCTTTCTGACTCATCTTGTGGAGAGAATTGACGTAACCAATCAACTAAGTTGTAGTCACTGTTCTCAAAGTATTTAGAGTTATCTCTTGGGAAGTACGATTGAGATGTTGTAACGCCCCATTTGAATGAACCACTATCTGGCTCCATTTCACCCATAAGGATTTTAAATAATGTTGTCATTGCAATATCGTTACGACCGATAAATGCAACTTTATCACCTTTATTTAAAGTGAAGTACACATTATCTAACACTTTTTCGCCGTCAATTGTTTTAGAAAGACCTTCAACAGTTAATAAGTCATTTCCTACTTCACGTTCTGGTGTGAAGCCAACGAATGGGTAACGACGAGATGATGGCTTAATATCATCTAATGTAATTTTATCTAATAATTTTTTACGAGAAGTCGCTTGCTTCGCTTTAGATGCGTTTGAGCTAAAACGTGCAATGAAGTTTTGTAACTCTTTTACTTTCTCTTCTTTTTTCTTATTTGCATCTTGTGTTAATTTTAAAGCTAATTGGCTTGACTCATACCAGAAGTCATAGTTACCAACATAAAGTTGAATTTTACCGAAATCAAGATCAGCCATGTGCGTACAAACTTTATTTAAGAAGTGACGGTCATGGGATACAACGATTACTGTATTTTCAAAGTTCATTAAGAAGTTTTCTAACCATTGGATCGCTTTTAAGTCCAAGTGGTTGGTAGGCTCATCTAGTAATAGAATGTCAGGCTTACCGAATAAAGCTTGAGCAAGTAATACTTTTACTTTCTCTGCCCCAGTTAATTCAGACAATTTCTTATCATGAAGATCTTCACCAATACCTAAACCTTTTAGTAAGATTGCAGCTTCTGACTCAGCTTCCCAACCGTTAAGCTCAGCGAACTCACCTTCAAGTTCAGCAGCACGCATACCATCTTCATCACTAAAGTCTTCTTTCATGTAAATGGCATT
This Bacillus paramycoides DNA region includes the following protein-coding sequences:
- a CDS encoding TerC family protein codes for the protein MDFLSAEYLSALLAIIVIDLVLAGDNAIVIGLAARRLPKDQQKKVIIWGTIGAIAIRALATLVVVWLLKIPGLLLIGGVLLIWIAYKLIAEGKDHDIKAEEGFWSAIKTIIIADALMGIDNVLAVAGAAHGNFSLVIIGLLVSIPVVVWGSTLILKWVDQFPVIITIGAAVLAYTAAKMIVDEKWFAGFFESNPFIKWAFIIIIIAGVVFFGKAKQKTTNGSM
- a CDS encoding LTA synthase family protein; this translates as MKKFILKSKSVLSNHFGFFLFAVILFWLKTYAAYVTEFNLGISNTIQKFLLFFNPLSSAVLFLGLALFAKGKRSYIWLIIINLLLSILLYANVVYYRFFSDFITFPTLTQTNNFGDLGGSILALLHLYDPLYFLDTIILIVLVATKFANPKPIRVAKHKVSLVFVAGILLFSVNLGLAESDRPELLTRTFDRNYIVKYLGAYNYTIYDGIQSAKASTERALADGDNMTEVRNYLTSTYASPNPEYFGKGKGMNVIYIHLESFQNFLIDYKLNGQEVTPFLNSFTKDANTLYFDNFFHQTGQGKTSDAEFMLENSMFGLPQGSVFTTKSHNTYQSAPAILGQQGYTSAVFHGNYKTFWNRDDIYKSFGFNKFFDASYYDMNEKDVVNYGLKDKPFFNESIPLLQTLKQPFYTKFITLSNHFPYPIDKAEATIEPANTGDSSVDTYFQTARYLDESVKGFIDYLKQSGLYDNSIIVMYGDHYGISDNHNAAMSKVMGKEINSFENAQLQRVPLIVRVPGVKGGVQHQYGGEIDVLPTLLHLLGTDTKNYVQFGSDLLSPDHKQVVAFRNGNYVSPTVTALNGKYYDTKTGKPVEFTDEIKQNEQMVQSSLKYSDQVVNGDLLRFYTPEGFTPVDRSKYNYNNRDKNKTKVKTTPEGEAK
- a CDS encoding ABC-F family ATP-binding cassette domain-containing protein, which encodes MITVSNVSLRFADRKLFEDVNIKFTPGNCYGLIGANGAGKSTFLKILSGEIEPSTGDIHITPGERLAVLKQNHFEYEEFPVLETVIMGHTQLYKVMQEKNAIYMKEDFSDEDGMRAAELEGEFAELNGWEAESEAAILLKGLGIGEDLHDKKLSELTGAEKVKVLLAQALFGKPDILLLDEPTNHLDLKAIQWLENFLMNFENTVIVVSHDRHFLNKVCTHMADLDFGKIQLYVGNYDFWYESSQLALKLTQDANKKKEEKVKELQNFIARFSSNASKAKQATSRKKLLDKITLDDIKPSSRRYPFVGFTPEREVGNDLLTVEGLSKTIDGEKVLDNVYFTLNKGDKVAFIGRNDIAMTTLFKILMGEMEPDSGSFKWGVTTSQSYFPRDNSKYFENSDYNLVDWLRQFSPQDESESFLRGFLGRMLFSGEEVKKNVSVLSGGEKVRCMLSKMMLSGANVITLDDPTNHLDLESITALNNGLIAFKGTILFTSHDHQFVQTIANRIIEVTPNGVIDKEATYDEFLENEELQKQVDAMYKGQ